A DNA window from Candidatus Sulfidibacterium hydrothermale contains the following coding sequences:
- the menD gene encoding 2-succinyl-5-enolpyruvyl-6-hydroxy-3-cyclohexene-1-carboxylic-acid synthase, translating to MTSDKKTVSLLTDIFVKKGLQDIVLSPGSRNAPLVLSFTGHPAVKAVSVIDERSAAFFALGMAQQLRRTVAIACTSGSAVLNYAPAIAEAYYQKIPLLILTADRPPHLIDVGDGQTIRQNNVFANYIKKSFTLPLEISSEEEKQEVNRLINEAIDQTQFPEPGPVHINIPLDEPLYNLTEIPETGTIEKTIGQLPEPSGEIIHAFLHDWRQSRKTLILAGQGNPSEKLNRLMERLAQQEQVAVMTETTSNLHSPAFMDEIDNLITAISEDELTDFQPDLLITFGTAVVSKKIKKLLRTFPAKKHWHISPSGEKRDTYFCLSGVVKTDAESFFTRTENDLTENKSHYRDFWKDHKQQVLQKRNRFLSEIPWCDLKVYDILFREIPANSHLHLGNSTPVRYAQLFGSFPKFRYFSNRGVSGIDGQVSTAAGNAFAETGKINTIITGDIGFLYDSNALMNQNLTPNLKIIVMNNGGGDIFRFIPGPDTSRQREKFFATSHPWEAKNIAQAFDIRYFSVRNETELTTVLQEFYAVNRRPALLEIFTNEQNNAQILKDYFRFLES from the coding sequence ATGACTTCCGATAAAAAAACAGTCAGCTTACTGACTGATATTTTTGTTAAAAAAGGCCTTCAGGACATAGTCCTTTCGCCGGGTTCGCGTAATGCGCCGCTGGTACTTTCTTTTACCGGACATCCTGCCGTAAAAGCAGTGAGCGTAATCGACGAGCGCAGCGCCGCCTTTTTTGCCCTGGGCATGGCACAGCAACTTCGGCGTACCGTAGCCATTGCCTGTACTTCCGGCAGTGCCGTTCTGAATTATGCCCCTGCCATCGCCGAAGCTTACTATCAAAAAATCCCGCTGCTAATCCTCACAGCCGACCGGCCGCCACATCTGATTGACGTGGGCGACGGACAAACCATCCGGCAAAACAACGTCTTTGCCAATTACATCAAAAAATCGTTCACCCTTCCCCTTGAAATATCTTCCGAAGAAGAAAAACAGGAAGTGAACCGGCTGATTAATGAAGCCATCGACCAAACACAATTTCCCGAACCCGGTCCGGTACACATCAACATCCCGCTGGATGAGCCGCTGTACAACCTGACAGAAATTCCCGAAACGGGAACCATTGAAAAAACAATCGGCCAATTGCCGGAACCTTCCGGCGAAATAATCCATGCTTTTTTGCACGACTGGCGTCAAAGCCGGAAAACCCTGATTCTGGCCGGACAGGGTAATCCTTCGGAAAAACTGAACCGGCTGATGGAACGGCTGGCCCAACAGGAACAGGTGGCTGTCATGACCGAAACCACTTCCAACCTGCATTCGCCGGCTTTTATGGATGAAATCGACAACCTGATTACGGCGATTTCCGAAGACGAACTCACCGATTTTCAACCCGATTTGCTCATCACTTTCGGAACCGCTGTTGTATCAAAAAAGATAAAAAAGCTGCTCAGAACCTTTCCGGCAAAAAAACACTGGCACATCTCGCCTTCCGGCGAAAAAAGAGACACCTATTTTTGCCTTTCCGGTGTGGTAAAAACCGACGCCGAAAGCTTTTTCACCCGGACAGAAAACGACCTGACGGAAAACAAAAGCCACTACCGCGATTTCTGGAAAGACCATAAGCAACAGGTACTACAAAAGCGAAACCGCTTCCTGTCGGAAATACCCTGGTGCGATTTAAAAGTGTATGATATTTTATTCCGGGAAATACCGGCAAACAGTCATTTACATCTGGGCAACAGCACGCCGGTACGTTATGCTCAACTGTTCGGAAGTTTTCCGAAGTTTCGCTATTTTTCAAACCGCGGGGTCAGCGGTATCGACGGACAGGTTTCCACCGCGGCGGGGAATGCCTTTGCCGAAACCGGAAAAATCAACACCATCATTACCGGCGACATTGGCTTTCTTTACGATTCAAACGCCCTGATGAACCAAAACCTTACCCCCAATCTGAAAATTATTGTCATGAACAACGGCGGCGGGGATATTTTCCGGTTTATTCCCGGCCCTGACACCAGCCGGCAACGCGAGAAATTTTTCGCCACCAGCCATCCCTGGGAAGCTAAAAACATAGCACAGGCTTTTGATATCCGCTATTTCTCAGTCCGCAACGAAACCGAATTAACAACGGTTCTTCAGGAATTTTACGCCGTAAACCGCCGCCCGGCATTGCTCGAAATTTTCACCAACGAACAAAATAATGCCCAAATTTTAAAAGATTATTTCCGGTTTCTGGAATCCTAA
- a CDS encoding potassium channel family protein encodes MRIQLSRIPEWVKAGIYVIILIAIGTSGYMFIESYSWLDALYMTIITISTVGFREVYPLSDPGKIFTMFIILSSLGVVAYFISHLTQRLFKAQLSFFFSGNLKNLKLKKMENHIIVCGYGRNGKQVVEELTAFDEKVIVVDKDHELVVNNATQAFQVIEGDATEDEVLLKAGIARARALIATLPLDADNLFVVLTARALNPDLNIISRASSESAERKLHMAGVNSVVMPERVGGAHMATLVAHPDVMEFMEHLNIHGHSPVQLMEIACADLPEDLMHKPLKELELRKKTGANIIGYKTAGGEYILNPSPETKLYPHSKIFVLGTREQAEEMRRILRGGIPKIKSR; translated from the coding sequence TTGAGAATTCAACTGAGCCGAATTCCCGAATGGGTAAAAGCCGGGATTTATGTTATTATTCTGATTGCCATAGGCACATCGGGCTACATGTTTATTGAGTCGTATTCGTGGCTTGATGCGTTGTATATGACGATCATCACCATTTCTACTGTCGGATTCAGGGAGGTGTATCCTTTGTCGGATCCCGGCAAGATTTTTACCATGTTCATTATTTTGTCGAGTCTTGGTGTGGTGGCGTACTTTATTTCGCATCTGACCCAACGACTTTTTAAAGCCCAACTCAGCTTTTTCTTCAGCGGGAACCTGAAGAATCTTAAACTTAAAAAAATGGAAAATCACATTATTGTTTGCGGTTATGGCCGGAACGGAAAACAGGTGGTAGAAGAACTAACGGCTTTTGATGAGAAAGTGATTGTGGTGGATAAAGACCACGAACTGGTGGTGAATAATGCTACGCAGGCTTTTCAGGTTATTGAAGGCGATGCCACGGAAGATGAAGTGTTGTTGAAAGCAGGTATTGCCCGGGCGCGGGCTTTGATTGCCACGCTTCCGTTAGATGCCGATAATTTATTTGTGGTGTTAACTGCACGGGCATTGAATCCGGATTTGAACATTATCAGCCGGGCTTCGAGCGAAAGTGCGGAACGAAAATTGCACATGGCCGGGGTGAACAGTGTGGTGATGCCCGAACGGGTGGGCGGAGCCCATATGGCTACGTTGGTTGCTCATCCGGATGTGATGGAGTTTATGGAGCATTTAAATATTCATGGCCATTCGCCGGTACAGCTGATGGAGATTGCCTGTGCCGATCTTCCGGAAGATTTGATGCACAAACCGTTGAAAGAACTGGAACTCCGGAAGAAAACGGGGGCAAACATTATTGGTTATAAAACGGCTGGCGGTGAGTATATTCTGAATCCGTCACCGGAAACGAAATTGTATCCTCATTCTAAGATCTTTGTTTTAGGTACCCGTGAGCAGGCAGAGGAGATGCGCAGAATATTACGCGGCGGTATTCCAAAAATAAAATCCCGTTAA
- a CDS encoding polysaccharide biosynthesis protein gives MNKKRRILVTGAGGFLGKALVKTWAAKENAEVIALCHQQQKCFAFSENPQIKTGAVDLTSPTATTAFLSKNQPEILFHLAAVARLQAGQQDPEKAVKVNLIATIHLLQEASRHGLKKFIFVSSDLARDAKSVVGITKLLMERYLQLFAAASPHVVVFRMPNLYDFPGSVTEIFARQIAENKNLSITDERMARRFITKEEAVSYLLYLMENGKNHQIYSIKQEPVFIKDLALKMIAESGKNLKLKIIGARPGEKLYQASYSDEEAVAVGFHHLAQLKTEAPSLEKIFSCIRKLPVSNATRAVLQNHFKNLF, from the coding sequence GTGAACAAAAAACGGCGCATTTTGGTCACCGGAGCCGGCGGATTCCTTGGCAAAGCTTTGGTAAAAACCTGGGCCGCCAAAGAAAATGCCGAAGTCATTGCCTTGTGTCATCAACAACAGAAATGCTTTGCATTTTCAGAAAACCCACAAATAAAAACCGGTGCCGTTGACTTGACCTCACCAACAGCAACAACAGCTTTTTTATCAAAAAACCAACCGGAGATACTTTTTCATCTGGCCGCCGTGGCCCGGTTGCAGGCCGGACAACAAGATCCGGAGAAAGCAGTAAAGGTAAACCTGATCGCTACAATCCATCTTTTACAAGAAGCAAGCCGTCATGGATTGAAAAAGTTCATTTTTGTTTCTTCCGATCTGGCCCGCGATGCCAAATCCGTAGTAGGAATTACCAAACTTTTGATGGAACGCTATTTACAATTATTTGCCGCTGCTTCACCCCATGTTGTTGTTTTTCGCATGCCAAACCTGTACGATTTTCCGGGTAGTGTAACCGAAATATTTGCCCGGCAGATAGCCGAAAACAAAAACCTGAGTATTACCGATGAAAGAATGGCCCGCCGTTTCATCACCAAAGAAGAAGCCGTCTCTTACCTGCTTTATCTGATGGAAAACGGAAAAAACCACCAGATTTATTCCATCAAACAAGAACCGGTTTTTATTAAAGATTTAGCATTAAAAATGATTGCTGAATCCGGTAAAAACCTGAAACTGAAAATTATCGGAGCCCGCCCCGGAGAAAAACTCTACCAGGCTTCATATTCCGACGAAGAGGCTGTTGCTGTGGGGTTTCATCATCTGGCACAACTAAAAACAGAAGCTCCCTCACTGGAAAAAATATTCTCCTGCATACGGAAACTACCTGTCAGCAATGCCACCCGCGCCGTTTTACAAAATCATTTTAAAAATTTGTTTTAA
- a CDS encoding calcium/sodium antiporter gives MFVTYLTFFSGFAILIAGAQLLVNGATSIGMKLNISQMVMGLTVVALGTSLPELIVNIFAGIKGNTDLAIGNILGSNITNTLLVVGAAALVVPIPFSKKTLQRDIPFSLFAPIILFVLANDALFGRQDIISRMDGIILLILLGVFLYFTFFKQGSSANRPQEEFKQFSWGLSVLFLVLGGLGLYFGGKWIVGGAVTIASAIGISETAMGLTLVAGATSLPELATSIIAARKNNADMALGNAVGSNILNIFMVLGITSVIKPIPYASSLNIQLGLVLLSGLLLFAFGKLGKNKNTLNRWEGLAMVLIYIAFVWFTTVFQ, from the coding sequence ATGTTTGTTACCTATCTTACCTTTTTTTCGGGTTTTGCCATTTTGATTGCCGGCGCACAGCTGCTGGTAAATGGTGCCACCAGTATTGGGATGAAACTGAATATTTCGCAGATGGTGATGGGATTAACGGTAGTGGCACTGGGAACTTCGTTGCCGGAATTGATTGTGAATATTTTTGCCGGCATCAAAGGAAATACAGACTTGGCCATTGGCAACATTCTGGGCAGTAACATTACCAATACTTTGCTGGTGGTAGGTGCAGCGGCGTTGGTGGTTCCTATTCCTTTTAGTAAAAAGACTTTACAACGCGATATTCCTTTTAGTTTGTTTGCCCCGATTATTTTGTTTGTTTTGGCCAACGATGCGCTGTTCGGTCGCCAGGATATCATCAGCCGGATGGACGGAATTATTTTATTGATTTTGCTGGGCGTATTTTTATATTTTACTTTTTTTAAGCAAGGATCTTCCGCTAACAGGCCACAAGAGGAATTTAAGCAGTTTTCGTGGGGATTATCTGTGCTTTTTCTGGTTTTAGGCGGGTTGGGACTTTATTTTGGCGGAAAATGGATTGTAGGCGGTGCCGTTACCATTGCATCAGCCATCGGAATCAGTGAAACGGCTATGGGGCTTACGTTGGTAGCCGGGGCTACCTCATTGCCGGAACTGGCCACTTCTATTATTGCTGCCCGGAAGAACAATGCAGATATGGCACTGGGTAATGCGGTGGGATCCAACATCCTGAACATCTTTATGGTGTTGGGTATCACGTCGGTGATTAAACCCATTCCGTATGCTTCGTCGTTGAATATTCAGCTGGGACTGGTTTTGCTATCGGGTCTTCTGCTTTTTGCTTTTGGTAAATTGGGAAAAAACAAAAACACCTTGAACCGATGGGAAGGGCTGGCTATGGTGCTGATTTATATTGCCTTTGTCTGGTTTACTACGGTGTTTCAGTGA